The Halobacterium sp. CBA1132 genome has a segment encoding these proteins:
- a CDS encoding PAS domain S-box protein encodes MNGGTNATNESIRVLHVDDDEAFGGLASTYLERVNERLDVATVTSTTDALDHLADHDVDCVVSDYDMPEQNGIEFLEVVREDHPELPFVLFTGKGSEEVASDAISAGVTDYLQKQRGTEQYTVLANRVQNAVEKRRSERALDERNRRLETLISNLPGMVYRCRNDPDWPMEFVGGECEQLTGYAADALESGDVVWGEAVIHPDDREEMWEVVQDALADDAAFEVTYRIHTQGGNRKHVWERGRGIYDADGDLRGIEGFITDITQQHERQQRLERTSERFRALFENSPDMVNIHDATGTIVDANQRFCDELGYDSREVVGMNVWDIDTMAEPEGVKAMESKMDHGGVQRFDAEFERADGSTFPVEVHLAKLDVGGGPQFLAISRDVSEREAREAELRRLKRQYETVFENAQDGLFLLEVLGDGDDVEFVYRQLNPAHESMSGLDADEIRGQTETEAFAFDESLSRKTTSYHRQCYERREPVEFEEVFEFPAGDVAVSGTVSPVIIDGEVTHLVGVTRDVTEFKERERALRRERDRLEEFADILSHDLRNPLNVAEGNLEIARESYDSERLETVADAHDRMRALIDDVLALARQGRTATDLDDVALDAAAERAWASVETRAATLVADAELTVRADEGRLAQLLENLFRNSVEHAAANPPEDCVTVRVGALDDGFYVEDDGRGIPDGDRERVFEYAYSTNDDGTGLGLSIVAELADAHGWAVEVTDGETGGTRFEITGVERVA; translated from the coding sequence ATGAACGGCGGGACGAACGCGACCAACGAGTCGATTCGCGTCCTCCACGTCGACGACGACGAGGCGTTCGGCGGCCTCGCCAGCACGTACCTCGAACGCGTCAACGAGCGCCTCGACGTCGCTACAGTCACCAGCACGACCGACGCACTCGACCACCTCGCCGACCACGACGTCGACTGCGTCGTCTCCGACTACGACATGCCCGAGCAGAACGGCATCGAGTTCCTCGAAGTCGTCCGGGAAGACCACCCCGAATTGCCGTTCGTGCTGTTCACGGGGAAAGGCTCCGAGGAGGTCGCCAGCGACGCCATCTCAGCGGGTGTCACCGACTACCTCCAGAAGCAACGCGGCACCGAACAGTACACCGTGCTCGCGAACCGCGTGCAGAACGCCGTCGAGAAACGCCGCTCCGAGCGCGCGCTCGACGAACGCAACCGCCGCCTCGAAACCCTCATCAGCAACCTCCCCGGGATGGTGTACCGCTGCCGGAACGACCCCGACTGGCCGATGGAGTTCGTCGGCGGCGAGTGCGAGCAACTCACGGGCTACGCCGCCGACGCCCTCGAATCCGGCGACGTCGTCTGGGGAGAAGCGGTTATCCACCCCGACGACCGCGAGGAGATGTGGGAGGTCGTCCAAGACGCACTCGCCGACGACGCCGCCTTCGAGGTCACGTACCGCATCCACACGCAGGGCGGCAACCGGAAGCACGTCTGGGAGCGCGGGCGCGGCATCTACGACGCCGACGGCGACCTGCGCGGCATCGAGGGGTTCATCACCGACATCACGCAGCAACACGAGCGCCAGCAACGCCTCGAACGCACCTCCGAGCGCTTCCGGGCGCTGTTCGAGAACTCCCCGGACATGGTGAACATCCACGACGCCACCGGCACCATCGTCGACGCGAACCAGCGGTTCTGCGACGAACTCGGCTACGACAGCCGCGAAGTCGTCGGAATGAACGTCTGGGACATCGACACGATGGCCGAACCCGAGGGCGTCAAAGCGATGGAATCCAAGATGGACCACGGCGGCGTGCAGCGCTTCGACGCCGAGTTCGAGCGCGCCGACGGGTCGACGTTCCCCGTGGAAGTCCACCTCGCGAAACTGGACGTCGGCGGCGGCCCACAGTTCCTCGCCATCAGCCGCGACGTCAGCGAACGCGAGGCCCGCGAAGCCGAACTCCGCCGCCTCAAGCGCCAGTACGAGACCGTCTTCGAGAACGCCCAAGACGGTCTCTTCCTCCTCGAAGTCCTCGGCGACGGGGACGACGTGGAGTTCGTCTACCGACAGCTCAACCCCGCACACGAGTCGATGAGCGGCCTCGACGCGGACGAAATCCGTGGGCAGACCGAGACCGAAGCGTTCGCGTTCGACGAGAGCCTGAGCCGCAAGACGACGTCGTACCACCGCCAGTGCTACGAGCGCCGCGAGCCCGTGGAGTTCGAGGAAGTGTTCGAGTTCCCCGCGGGCGACGTCGCCGTCTCCGGGACCGTCTCCCCGGTCATCATCGACGGCGAAGTCACGCACCTCGTCGGTGTCACCCGCGATGTCACCGAGTTCAAGGAACGCGAGCGCGCGCTCCGCCGCGAGCGCGACCGCTTGGAGGAGTTCGCGGACATCCTCAGCCACGACCTCCGCAACCCCCTGAACGTCGCGGAGGGGAACCTCGAAATCGCCCGTGAGAGCTACGACAGCGAACGCCTCGAAACGGTCGCCGACGCCCACGACCGGATGCGCGCGCTCATCGACGACGTCCTCGCGCTCGCCCGGCAGGGACGCACGGCGACCGACCTCGACGACGTCGCACTCGACGCTGCCGCCGAGCGCGCGTGGGCGTCCGTGGAGACGCGGGCCGCGACGCTCGTCGCGGACGCGGAACTGACGGTGCGCGCCGACGAGGGCCGCCTCGCCCAACTACTGGAGAACCTCTTCCGGAACTCCGTCGAACACGCCGCCGCGAACCCGCCCGAGGACTGCGTGACGGTCCGCGTCGGCGCTCTCGACGACGGCTTCTACGTCGAAGACGACGGCCGCGGCATTCCCGACGGGGACCGCGAGCGCGTCTTCGAGTACGCCTACTCGACGAACGACGACGGGACCGGACTCGGACTCAGCATCGTCGCGGAACTCGCGGACGCCCACGGCTGGGCGGTCGAAGTCACCGACGGAGAAACTGGCGGCACGCGCTTCGAGATTACGGGCGTCGAGCGCGTCGCGTAG
- the dph2 gene encoding diphthamide biosynthesis enzyme Dph2 gives MSHEETRSAGDLRNTGLSLKHDRTWDYELDRIVDAVEERDAEKVGMQFPEGLKRSAPGVADDLRKLLPDDTRVMISGQPCYGACDLDTYMMRRTDVFVHFGHSPMKESEKIIYVPLFSNVDVEPIMEQSLEELDIGDVGLVTTAQHMNLFEDMKEWLEARDFDVHTRKGDDRLTHEGQVLGCNYASADIDADQVLYVGGGKFHPLGLAMEHPDKKVVIADPVNNTVDVADTEKFLKQRYATVHKAMSAEKWGVIFCTKIGQGRWDQANEIVENNDNAYLITMDEVTPDRLRNFDMDAFVNTGCPRITTDDGPQFHKPMLTPGEYEIAVGNKPLEDLSFDTFHGTW, from the coding sequence ATGAGTCACGAAGAGACACGTTCGGCCGGAGACCTCCGGAACACCGGACTCTCCCTGAAACACGACCGGACGTGGGACTACGAACTCGACCGCATCGTGGACGCGGTCGAGGAGCGCGACGCGGAGAAGGTCGGCATGCAGTTCCCCGAGGGGCTGAAGCGAAGCGCGCCCGGGGTCGCCGACGACCTCCGCAAGCTACTCCCCGACGACACGCGCGTGATGATTTCGGGCCAGCCGTGTTACGGCGCCTGCGACCTCGACACGTACATGATGCGGCGGACGGACGTCTTCGTTCACTTCGGGCACTCCCCGATGAAGGAGTCCGAGAAAATCATCTACGTGCCGCTGTTCTCGAACGTCGACGTCGAACCCATCATGGAGCAGTCCCTCGAAGAGCTGGACATCGGCGACGTCGGCCTCGTCACGACCGCCCAGCACATGAACCTCTTCGAGGACATGAAAGAGTGGCTGGAAGCCCGCGACTTCGACGTCCACACGCGGAAGGGCGACGACCGCCTCACGCACGAAGGCCAAGTTCTCGGTTGTAACTACGCGAGCGCGGACATCGACGCCGACCAAGTGCTGTACGTCGGCGGCGGGAAGTTCCACCCGCTCGGTCTCGCGATGGAACACCCCGACAAGAAAGTCGTCATCGCGGACCCCGTGAACAACACCGTCGACGTCGCGGACACGGAGAAGTTCCTCAAGCAGCGCTACGCCACCGTCCACAAGGCGATGAGCGCCGAGAAGTGGGGCGTCATCTTCTGTACGAAAATCGGGCAGGGTCGCTGGGACCAGGCGAACGAAATCGTCGAGAACAACGACAACGCCTACCTCATCACGATGGACGAGGTGACCCCGGACCGCCTCCGGAACTTCGACATGGACGCGTTCGTGAACACGGGCTGTCCGCGCATCACGACCGACGACGGCCCGCAGTTCCACAAGCCGATGCTGACGCCCGGCGAGTACGAGATTGCGGTGGGCAACAAGCCCCTCGAAGACCTGTCGTTCGACACGTTCCACGGCACCTGGTGA